A section of the Dermacoccus nishinomiyaensis genome encodes:
- the ahpF gene encoding alkyl hydroperoxide reductase subunit F has translation MAVLDANMTAQLQQLLGNLREPIVLRASLDGSDKSKQTEELLKEIEALHDKVSYERSDDNERRPSFEIARAGTDVGVHFAGLPMGHEFTSLVLALLQVGGHPVKISDEQAQQIRDIEGTFHFETYMSLTCQNCPDVVQALNAMSVLNPNIHHIAIEGGAFQDEIEARDIKAVPTVYLNGEVFGQGRMTVEDFISKLDTGADAKAAAKLSEKEPFGVLVIGGGPAGVAAAIYTARKGIRTGLVAERIGGQVLDTNAIENFISMPYTEGPKLAAALEAHLHEYEIDVMKAQKVASITDEDGLKKVVTETGAELRAKQVIIATGARWRRMGVPGEEEYRNKGVTFCPHCDGPLFKGKSVAVIGGGNSGVEAAIDLAGVVGHVTVVEFLDTMRADDVLQRKLKSLPNVDIILSAATSEVVGDGKGVTGLTYTDRETNESKSIDVEGVFVQIGLLPNTEFLHGVVDLNERKEIVISDRGATSDPAIFAAGDVTTEPYKQIVVAEGSGATAALGAFDASIRG, from the coding sequence ATGGCCGTTCTCGACGCCAACATGACAGCCCAGCTGCAGCAGCTGCTCGGCAACCTTCGTGAACCGATCGTGCTGCGCGCCAGCCTCGACGGCTCCGACAAGTCGAAGCAGACCGAAGAGCTCCTCAAGGAGATCGAGGCGCTGCACGACAAGGTGAGCTACGAGCGCAGCGACGACAACGAGCGTCGGCCGAGCTTCGAGATCGCTCGCGCCGGCACGGACGTCGGCGTCCACTTCGCGGGCCTGCCGATGGGGCACGAGTTCACGTCGCTCGTCCTCGCGTTGTTGCAGGTCGGCGGCCACCCCGTCAAGATCAGTGACGAGCAGGCGCAGCAGATCCGTGACATCGAGGGCACGTTCCACTTCGAGACGTACATGTCGCTGACGTGCCAGAACTGCCCCGACGTCGTGCAGGCGCTCAACGCGATGAGCGTGCTCAACCCGAACATCCACCACATCGCGATCGAGGGCGGCGCGTTCCAGGACGAGATCGAGGCGCGCGACATCAAGGCCGTCCCGACGGTCTACCTCAACGGTGAGGTCTTCGGCCAGGGCCGCATGACCGTCGAAGACTTCATCAGCAAGCTCGACACCGGCGCTGACGCGAAGGCCGCGGCGAAGCTCAGCGAGAAGGAGCCGTTCGGCGTCCTCGTCATCGGTGGTGGCCCCGCGGGCGTCGCGGCCGCGATCTACACCGCACGCAAGGGCATCCGCACCGGCCTCGTCGCCGAGCGCATCGGCGGCCAGGTGCTCGACACGAACGCCATCGAGAACTTCATCTCGATGCCGTACACGGAGGGCCCCAAGCTCGCCGCCGCGCTCGAGGCGCACCTGCACGAGTACGAGATCGACGTGATGAAGGCGCAGAAGGTCGCGTCCATCACCGACGAGGACGGCCTCAAGAAGGTCGTCACCGAGACGGGCGCCGAACTGCGCGCCAAGCAGGTCATCATCGCGACGGGTGCCCGCTGGCGTCGCATGGGCGTTCCGGGCGAGGAGGAGTACCGCAACAAGGGCGTCACCTTCTGCCCGCACTGCGACGGTCCGCTGTTCAAGGGCAAGAGCGTCGCCGTCATCGGTGGCGGCAACTCCGGCGTCGAGGCCGCGATCGACCTGGCGGGCGTCGTCGGGCACGTCACCGTCGTCGAGTTCCTCGACACGATGCGCGCCGACGACGTGCTGCAGCGCAAGCTCAAGTCGCTGCCCAACGTCGACATCATCCTGTCGGCCGCGACGAGTGAGGTCGTCGGCGACGGCAAGGGCGTCACCGGCCTGACGTACACCGACCGCGAGACCAACGAGAGCAAGAGCATCGACGTCGAGGGCGTGTTCGTCCAGATCGGCCTGCTGCCGAACACCGAGTTCCTCCACGGTGTCGTCGACCTCAACGAGCGCAAGGAGATCGTCATCTCCGACCGTGGTGCGACGTCCGACCCGGCCATCTTCGCCGCCGGCGACGTCACGACCGAGCCGTACAAGCAGATCGTCGTCGCCGAAGGCTCCGGCGCGACGGCCGCACTCGGCGCGTTCGACGCGAGCATCCGCGGCTGA
- a CDS encoding CPBP family intramembrane glutamic endopeptidase, with protein sequence MARTRLPRRQLLAETAIVLLLSLGASAIWSALSLLRTALTARATHTSISQQTSTLNSSRSSTQWLDVVYQLVQIALALVPVALVVLLLSRELRKPLAYLGIDRTRRAPDAVLGALLAAVIGIPGLALYLVSRAMGINTTVVASGLGEHWWVFPILVLAAAQNAILEEVVMIGYLFTRWSQAGWGRTKVIVVSALIRGSYHLYQGLGGFVGNVVMGLIFGWLYTRTRRVLPLIVAHTILDVVSFVGYELLAGRVSWL encoded by the coding sequence GTGGCGCGCACGCGCCTGCCGCGGCGTCAACTGCTCGCCGAGACGGCCATCGTCCTGCTGCTCAGCCTCGGCGCGAGCGCGATATGGTCGGCGCTTTCGCTGCTGCGCACGGCCCTGACGGCGCGCGCGACGCACACGTCGATCAGTCAGCAGACGTCGACGCTCAACTCGTCGCGTTCGAGCACGCAGTGGCTCGACGTCGTCTATCAGCTCGTGCAGATCGCGCTGGCGCTCGTGCCGGTCGCGCTCGTCGTTCTCCTGCTGTCGCGCGAACTGCGGAAGCCGCTGGCCTACCTCGGGATCGACCGCACACGCCGGGCACCCGACGCCGTCCTCGGTGCGCTGCTCGCCGCCGTCATCGGCATCCCGGGCCTCGCGCTGTACCTCGTCTCGCGGGCCATGGGCATCAACACGACGGTCGTCGCGTCCGGCCTGGGCGAGCACTGGTGGGTCTTTCCGATCCTCGTCCTCGCCGCCGCGCAGAACGCGATCCTCGAAGAGGTCGTCATGATCGGCTACCTCTTCACGCGCTGGTCGCAGGCCGGGTGGGGGCGCACGAAGGTGATCGTCGTGAGCGCGCTGATCCGCGGCAGCTACCACCTGTACCAGGGCCTCGGCGGGTTCGTCGGCAACGTCGTCATGGGCCTGATCTTCGGCTGGCTCTACACGCGCACGCGACGCGTCCTGCCGCTCATCGTCGCGCACACGATCCTCGACGTCGTCAGCTTCGTCGGTTACGAGCTGCTCGCCGGCCGCGTCAGCTGGCTGTGA
- a CDS encoding rhodanese-like domain-containing protein, whose product MPADSDRGSTAYLARVRQGWRRLTPRQAFDEQQRGAVIVDTRTAGHRAESANIPGALVIDRTVLEWRLDPSNAWRIPEASSWETRYIVICRHGFSSSVAARALQDVGLVNATDVIGGYAAWVEARLPTTHAPADVRF is encoded by the coding sequence ATGCCAGCTGACAGCGACCGCGGTTCGACCGCCTACCTCGCGCGCGTGCGTCAGGGATGGCGTCGGCTGACACCGCGCCAGGCGTTCGACGAGCAGCAGCGTGGGGCCGTCATCGTCGACACGCGGACGGCGGGGCATCGCGCCGAGAGCGCGAACATCCCGGGTGCGCTCGTCATCGACCGCACCGTGCTCGAGTGGCGTCTCGATCCGAGCAACGCGTGGCGCATCCCGGAGGCGAGCAGCTGGGAGACGCGATACATCGTCATCTGCCGCCACGGTTTCTCCTCGAGCGTCGCGGCGCGGGCGCTTCAGGACGTCGGGCTCGTCAACGCGACCGACGTCATCGGCGGGTACGCAGCCTGGGTCGAGGCGCGTCTGCCGACGACGCACGCCCCCGCCGACGTCCGCTTCTGA
- a CDS encoding LysR family transcriptional regulator: MKRLEALVALAREGTVSAAATALGCGQPTVSHHLRRLEEETGAVLVQHVGRGVRLTPDGARLAARGEEILGLLRRAEVELDTMTTLAAGHVRLAAFPSACSTIVPRLLLTLADTAPGLTFDIVEVEPPEAAALLRSGQVDVAITFAYSGQHFDDDVTVEHLGWDALHLVEPFRSVGGTIAEGRACGEREATGLRPEELRRFSDGRWIAGCERCRTGLLDLCASVGVEPDIGFASDDVVAVQALVAAGFGVTLLSALALAGHRNPGVVTHPVVGAGRELHVATYGAPPRPAAVEEVVQTLLGLSWSA, encoded by the coding sequence ATGAAACGCCTCGAAGCCCTCGTCGCGCTCGCCCGGGAAGGAACGGTGAGCGCGGCGGCGACGGCTCTGGGCTGCGGGCAACCGACGGTCTCGCACCACCTGCGCCGACTCGAGGAGGAGACCGGCGCCGTGCTCGTGCAGCACGTCGGGCGCGGGGTGCGGTTGACGCCCGACGGCGCGCGTCTGGCGGCGCGCGGCGAGGAGATCCTCGGCCTGTTGCGGCGCGCCGAGGTGGAACTCGACACCATGACCACGCTCGCCGCAGGGCACGTGCGCCTCGCGGCCTTCCCCTCTGCCTGCAGCACGATCGTGCCGCGGCTGCTCCTGACGCTCGCCGACACGGCACCTGGTCTGACGTTCGACATCGTCGAGGTCGAACCGCCGGAAGCCGCCGCGTTGCTGCGCTCGGGGCAGGTCGACGTCGCCATCACGTTCGCCTATTCCGGGCAGCACTTCGACGACGACGTCACCGTCGAGCACCTCGGGTGGGACGCGTTGCACCTCGTCGAGCCGTTTCGTTCGGTTGGCGGCACGATCGCGGAGGGGCGCGCCTGCGGCGAGAGGGAAGCGACGGGCCTGCGGCCGGAAGAACTGCGAAGGTTCTCCGACGGCCGGTGGATCGCGGGGTGCGAGCGCTGCCGCACAGGGCTGCTCGACCTGTGCGCCTCCGTCGGAGTCGAGCCCGACATCGGCTTCGCCAGTGACGACGTCGTCGCCGTACAAGCTCTCGTGGCAGCGGGTTTCGGGGTGACGTTGCTATCTGCACTCGCGCTCGCGGGCCACCGCAACCCAGGCGTCGTCACGCACCCCGTTGTCGGCGCGGGCCGAGAACTGCACGTCGCGACGTACGGCGCACCGCCGCGCCCGGCCGCCGTCGAGGAGGTCGTGCAGACGCTGCTCGGCCTGTCGTGGAGCGCGTGA
- a CDS encoding amidase: MSETRPKQIHAFTDDALGDMDATALADAIDSGRVSATEAVEAALARAEKVDGVLNAIEFIDAKRARQRAGRIDAGLGGGRHDHPDAALRGVPSAFKDNVVVAGVPMTQGSEAMPRVSNRRSGKVVTQILGTGIVPIGTTTMPPFGWTATTERPGGNVTRNPWDTSRSSGGSSGGSAALVASGVVPIAHGNDGGGSIRIPAATCGLVGLKPTRGRLIIGESSAQMPVKIVTDSVLTRTVRDTVTFFEDAQRVHPARRLPPIDVTSHPGLTRPLRIGFMHDSPFAPPSDAPTRAAVDTALTMLGGLGHDIVDWQPTIPESFQQDFLDYWGFLAFNTVAGGKRLFHKDFDASKLDPLTLGLAQMGRRRLAHAPKFLARLQASGRVYRSQMASGPDVFVSPVLAHVAPEIGYLAGDLDYETHLERVLAYCAFTPLHNATGAPAISLPLGRTDDGLPVGVMISGQIGDENTLLRLALQIEAAHPFRRLDQVGEAAQGGVPNREEPGVVAAPNGA; encoded by the coding sequence ATGTCCGAGACGAGGCCGAAGCAGATCCACGCGTTCACCGACGATGCGCTCGGTGACATGGACGCGACAGCGCTCGCCGACGCCATCGACTCGGGCCGCGTCAGCGCGACGGAGGCCGTCGAGGCTGCGCTCGCGCGCGCGGAGAAGGTCGACGGGGTGCTCAACGCCATCGAGTTCATCGACGCCAAGCGCGCCCGTCAGCGTGCTGGTCGTATCGATGCGGGCCTCGGAGGTGGGCGCCACGATCATCCGGACGCCGCGCTGCGCGGCGTGCCGAGCGCGTTCAAGGACAACGTCGTCGTCGCCGGCGTGCCGATGACGCAAGGTTCGGAGGCGATGCCGCGCGTCAGCAACCGCCGCAGCGGCAAGGTCGTGACGCAGATCCTCGGCACGGGCATCGTCCCCATCGGCACGACGACGATGCCGCCGTTCGGCTGGACGGCGACGACGGAACGCCCTGGCGGCAACGTCACGCGCAACCCGTGGGACACGTCGCGCAGTTCGGGCGGTTCCTCCGGCGGTTCGGCGGCGCTCGTCGCGTCGGGCGTCGTCCCCATCGCGCACGGCAACGACGGTGGTGGCTCGATCCGCATTCCTGCCGCGACGTGCGGCCTCGTCGGCCTCAAACCGACGCGCGGGCGCCTCATCATCGGTGAGAGTTCCGCGCAGATGCCGGTGAAGATCGTCACCGACTCGGTGCTGACGCGCACGGTGCGCGACACCGTCACGTTCTTCGAGGACGCCCAGCGCGTGCACCCGGCGCGTCGCCTACCGCCGATCGACGTCACGTCGCACCCCGGGCTGACGCGCCCGCTGCGCATCGGGTTCATGCACGACAGTCCGTTCGCGCCTCCGTCGGATGCACCGACGCGAGCCGCCGTCGACACGGCTCTCACGATGCTGGGCGGGCTCGGGCACGACATCGTCGACTGGCAACCGACGATTCCCGAGTCGTTCCAACAGGATTTTCTCGACTACTGGGGTTTCCTCGCGTTCAACACGGTGGCGGGCGGCAAGCGCCTGTTCCACAAGGATTTCGACGCGAGCAAGCTCGACCCGTTGACGCTCGGGCTCGCGCAGATGGGACGCCGCCGGCTCGCGCACGCGCCGAAGTTCCTCGCGCGTCTGCAGGCGTCGGGTCGTGTGTACCGTTCGCAGATGGCGAGCGGCCCCGATGTCTTCGTCTCACCCGTCCTCGCCCACGTCGCACCCGAGATCGGTTATCTCGCAGGCGATCTCGACTACGAGACGCACCTCGAGCGCGTGCTCGCCTACTGTGCCTTCACGCCGCTGCACAACGCGACGGGCGCACCCGCCATCAGCCTGCCGCTGGGACGGACCGATGACGGGCTGCCGGTCGGCGTCATGATCTCCGGGCAGATCGGCGACGAGAACACGCTGCTGCGGCTGGCTCTGCAGATCGAGGCGGCCCACCCGTTCCGTCGCCTCGACCAGGTGGGCGAGGCGGCACAGGGCGGCGTTCCGAACCGCGAGGAACCGGGTGTCGTCGCCGCTCCGAACGGCGCGTGA
- the ahpC gene encoding alkyl hydroperoxide reductase subunit C yields the protein MSLINTTIKPFKATAFKQGEFVEVSEADVADKWSIFFFYPADFTFVCPTELGDLADYYDELQKLGVEVFSVSTDTHFTHKAWHGSSETIAKIDYAMIGDPTLQISRNFEILREDEGLANRGTFLVDPDGVIQFTEVTSEGIGRNAAELVRKVKAAQYIRNHPGEVCPAKWEEGAESLTPSLDLVGKI from the coding sequence GTGTCGCTCATCAACACGACCATCAAGCCGTTCAAGGCCACCGCTTTCAAGCAGGGCGAATTCGTCGAGGTCTCCGAGGCCGACGTCGCCGACAAGTGGAGCATCTTCTTCTTCTACCCGGCCGACTTCACGTTCGTCTGCCCGACCGAGCTCGGCGACCTCGCCGACTACTACGACGAGCTGCAGAAGCTCGGCGTGGAGGTCTTCTCCGTCTCCACCGACACCCACTTCACGCACAAGGCGTGGCACGGCTCGTCCGAGACGATCGCCAAGATCGACTACGCGATGATCGGCGACCCGACGCTGCAGATCTCCCGCAACTTCGAGATCCTGCGTGAGGACGAGGGCCTCGCCAACCGCGGCACCTTCCTCGTCGACCCCGACGGCGTCATCCAGTTCACCGAGGTCACCTCCGAAGGCATCGGCCGCAACGCCGCCGAGCTCGTCCGCAAGGTCAAGGCCGCCCAGTACATCCGCAACCACCCGGGCGAGGTCTGCCCCGCCAAGTGGGAAGAGGGCGCCGAGTCGCTCACGCCGTCGCTGGACCTCGTCGGCAAGATCTGA
- a CDS encoding lipopolysaccharide assembly protein LapA domain-containing protein, translated as MNLVIDSVFVMLVCFVLGALIAWLLAAALYPTRRDLRQLDEQHEGDAGSVR; from the coding sequence ATGAACCTCGTGATCGACAGCGTCTTCGTCATGCTCGTCTGTTTCGTGCTCGGCGCCCTCATCGCCTGGCTGCTCGCCGCCGCGCTCTACCCGACGCGCCGCGACCTGCGCCAACTCGACGAGCAACACGAGGGCGACGCGGGGAGCGTCCGATGA
- a CDS encoding phytoene desaturase family protein, producing MNLTRVAVVGAGPNGLAAAVTLARAGLAVDVFERNEWTGGGAATRELSLPGFRHDVASAVHPMALASPFFQEFDLARRIDLVVPEASFAHPLPGGRSGIGYRDLDRAADALGADGDAYRSFLGPVVERLRGVTDMTMNTLLRVPRDPIAAAVYGARVLEAGTPAWSRRFVEDVAPAMLTGCAAHTIGRHPTLAMAGGGLMLSATAHAQGWPVPVGGSQAIVDALVADLEAHGGRVHLGREVTDLAQLDEYDAAVLDVGVPAFLTMAAARLPDRYRRALERFKPGSGVSKVDMALAGPVPWSDPRIGEAPTVHLGGTREQIAAAENDVARGRVPERPYVLAVQPSVVDSTRAPAGQATFWAYVHVPFDSDVDATEAVLAAVEEHAPGFRDLVLASTATRADEFAADVSPNFAGGDFASGAVTMTQMLKRPVVSPTPWRTPADGVYLASGATTPGPSVHGMCGWHAARTLLHDNGIPAPNRAPTSAR from the coding sequence ATGAACTTGACGCGCGTGGCAGTGGTCGGCGCCGGACCCAACGGTCTCGCCGCGGCCGTGACGCTGGCGCGCGCCGGGCTCGCCGTCGACGTCTTCGAACGCAACGAATGGACGGGCGGTGGCGCGGCCACCCGCGAACTCAGCCTGCCGGGCTTTCGCCACGACGTCGCGAGCGCCGTCCACCCGATGGCGCTCGCGAGCCCGTTCTTCCAGGAGTTCGACCTTGCGCGGCGCATCGACCTCGTCGTGCCCGAGGCCTCGTTCGCACATCCGTTGCCGGGGGGCCGTAGCGGCATCGGGTATCGCGACCTCGACCGTGCGGCCGACGCACTCGGCGCGGACGGTGACGCCTACCGCTCCTTCCTCGGCCCCGTCGTCGAGCGCCTGCGCGGCGTCACCGACATGACGATGAACACGCTGCTGCGGGTGCCACGCGACCCGATCGCGGCGGCCGTCTACGGCGCGCGCGTCCTGGAGGCGGGCACGCCCGCATGGTCACGCCGGTTCGTCGAGGACGTCGCCCCGGCGATGCTGACGGGGTGCGCCGCGCACACGATCGGCCGCCACCCCACTCTCGCCATGGCCGGTGGCGGGCTCATGCTGAGCGCAACCGCGCACGCGCAGGGTTGGCCGGTGCCGGTCGGTGGTTCACAGGCGATCGTCGACGCGCTCGTCGCGGACCTCGAGGCGCACGGTGGGCGCGTCCACCTCGGGCGGGAGGTCACTGACCTCGCGCAGCTCGACGAGTACGACGCGGCCGTGCTCGACGTCGGCGTCCCCGCGTTCCTGACGATGGCCGCCGCGCGCCTGCCTGATCGCTATCGGCGCGCTCTCGAGCGGTTCAAGCCGGGCAGCGGCGTGAGCAAGGTCGACATGGCGCTCGCCGGGCCGGTCCCGTGGAGCGATCCGCGCATCGGCGAGGCCCCCACGGTGCACCTCGGCGGCACACGCGAGCAGATCGCGGCGGCGGAGAACGACGTCGCGCGCGGGCGGGTGCCCGAGCGTCCCTACGTTCTGGCCGTGCAGCCGAGTGTCGTCGATTCCACGCGCGCGCCGGCCGGGCAGGCGACGTTCTGGGCGTACGTCCACGTGCCGTTCGACAGTGACGTCGACGCCACCGAGGCCGTCCTCGCCGCCGTCGAGGAGCACGCCCCGGGTTTCCGTGACCTCGTGCTCGCCTCAACAGCGACGCGCGCCGACGAGTTCGCGGCGGACGTCAGTCCCAACTTCGCGGGCGGCGACTTCGCGAGCGGCGCCGTCACGATGACGCAGATGCTCAAGCGTCCCGTCGTGTCACCGACGCCGTGGCGCACACCCGCCGACGGTGTCTACCTCGCGTCGGGAGCGACGACGCCGGGCCCCAGCGTCCACGGCATGTGCGGCTGGCACGCGGCGCGAACCCTGCTGCACGACAACGGAATCCCCGCCCCGAACCGCGCGCCCACCTCGGCCCGCTGA